A window of Dehalobacter sp. contains these coding sequences:
- a CDS encoding magnesium transporter, giving the protein MKGLQHYLVSPEGLKEIESQQIPTEGKFSITLFDAEEWKLLNGHLASAGSAGIDRVLGNLNPQGNSFNQRFERLHPSLFFIGYSDFADDTKEFAIYFFLSANDMTILRNDRLELSQINDWARRGLLTTPSDLAQLLGMEILEHHQRQLELLEDDVDRIEENILETPERWQRSEIINLHKKILGLKKSLNAHQTIFSRLAAMDNHDQGRPSWKDLVADTQQKLENARQTHELIEILMEAYQQAIDNRANDIMKVLTLLATILLPINLVTSFFGMNFEAMPLIHSPLGMPLFFGVSVLIVTAVLILFWRKHWLR; this is encoded by the coding sequence GTGAAGGGCTTGCAACACTATCTTGTCTCTCCGGAGGGCCTGAAAGAAATAGAATCACAACAGATTCCGACAGAGGGAAAGTTTAGCATAACCCTCTTCGATGCTGAGGAATGGAAGCTCCTGAACGGGCACTTGGCATCTGCCGGATCTGCAGGGATCGACCGTGTTCTGGGAAACCTGAATCCGCAGGGGAATAGCTTTAATCAAAGATTTGAACGTCTGCACCCTTCTCTGTTTTTTATTGGTTACAGCGATTTTGCTGATGACACCAAAGAATTTGCGATTTACTTTTTTCTGTCGGCGAATGATATGACGATACTGCGCAATGACCGGCTTGAGCTGTCGCAGATCAATGACTGGGCCCGGAGAGGGCTGCTTACGACACCTTCCGATCTGGCGCAGCTCCTCGGCATGGAAATACTGGAACACCATCAGCGCCAGCTGGAATTACTGGAAGATGATGTGGACCGGATTGAAGAAAATATCCTGGAAACTCCTGAAAGATGGCAAAGAAGTGAAATAATTAACCTTCACAAAAAAATACTCGGATTAAAGAAGTCACTGAATGCGCATCAGACGATTTTCAGCAGACTGGCAGCCATGGATAATCATGATCAGGGGAGGCCATCGTGGAAAGACCTGGTTGCCGATACCCAGCAGAAACTTGAGAATGCACGGCAGACCCATGAGCTGATTGAAATCCTAATGGAAGCCTACCAGCAGGCCATTGACAACCGGGCCAATGATATCATGAAAGTTCTGACGCTTCTGGCCACGATCCTGCTGCCGATTAATCTGGTTACCTCCTTCTTTGGAATGAATTTTGAAGCAATGCCGCTGATCCACTCGCCTTTGGGGATGCCGCTCTTTTTCGGTGTATCCGTGTTGATTGTGACAGCAGTACTT
- a CDS encoding putative ABC transporter permease: protein MKKIPYHFHKMVWLFFIASILGFVFESIYCFILHGYIESRSGLIYGPFSHIYGFAAVIVILLLQRTNFKNKWSLFFISAFIGCLYELICSLIQEYAFGFISWDYSYSMLDILGRTSLAYSFFWGILGVVFIKYIYPFISKRIENFPMKMSTLVTWIIILFMTFDLSISAAAVFRANQRYDGIPPTNSIQTFLDRSYPDSFIHQVYPNMVHVS, encoded by the coding sequence ATGAAGAAAATACCCTATCATTTTCACAAAATGGTTTGGCTATTTTTTATTGCTTCTATCCTTGGTTTTGTTTTTGAATCCATCTACTGTTTTATTCTGCATGGATATATCGAAAGCAGGTCAGGTCTGATTTATGGTCCTTTCAGTCATATCTACGGTTTTGCAGCCGTTATTGTTATTTTGCTGCTGCAAAGAACAAATTTCAAAAATAAATGGTCCTTATTTTTTATAAGTGCTTTTATAGGATGCTTGTATGAACTTATCTGCAGTCTGATACAGGAATATGCTTTTGGTTTTATATCCTGGGACTACAGTTATTCTATGCTCGATATACTTGGCAGGACATCGCTGGCATACTCATTTTTTTGGGGAATCCTGGGCGTTGTCTTCATTAAGTATATTTACCCATTTATCAGTAAAAGAATCGAAAACTTTCCCATGAAGATGAGTACCCTTGTGACATGGATTATAATTCTATTCATGACCTTCGATTTATCCATTTCGGCCGCTGCCGTATTCAGGGCAAACCAAAGATACGACGGCATCCCGCCGACAAATTCCATTCAGACTTTTTTAGACCGTTCTTACCCTGATTCGTTCATTCACCAGGTATATCCAAACATGGTTCATGTATCGTAA